Genomic window (Candidatus Omnitrophota bacterium):
TCTTAGGTGAGCGGAACAGCCATACGGATTTGCTGGCGATTTTGTTCTTCCTGTTTGGATATGCTCCGATGGCGGGCAAGCTTTTGAATATCCTGATGACAGTATCTGTCGGGCTGATGACTTTCGGTATTGCCAGGCGGGCACTAGGCGTGAGTGCCGCAAAAATTGCGATGGTATTAGTGTGCTTTACCCCCACGATGATTTTTTGGTCAGTGGGTAATCTTAAGGATAATCTGTATCTTTTTATGTTGGTGTTCACCTTTTACGGGGTAACGCGCTGGATCGAGGATGGAAAGTATCCGTTTTTAGCATTTTTTGCTCTGCTTCCGTTTATGTACAGTATCCGGCAGGCGGCGACTCTGCTTTTGGTTCCGATTCTGGCTGTAGGTGTGCTGCTGAGTTCCCGGCTTGCTTTTTGGATAAAGATTGCTTTGGTGGGGGTTCTGATTGTTGCAGGCCTGGGCGTGGCCAGAACCAAATTATTGCCGTCCGGAAGGGATACCTTGGGCCGGGTGAAGATCAGCGCGGAGTATATCTTGACTTTGCGGCTTGGGTTTCTCAGTTCCGGAGGGAACAACTACCGCATATTTGATGACAAATATTACCAGAAAATGCTGGAGCGTCACTACGCCCCGAGCGGAGTTCCGGAGGATTTGCAGCTTGCGAGCGGGGCCTTTGCCTTGGGGTATTTGAAAGGCCTGATGTATTTCTTGTTTTCTCCGCTGCCGTGGATGATCAGCAAGGGCAGCCACCTTCTTGTCCTGCCCCAGGTGGTGTTATGGATGCTACTGGCTTTGCCCTTTATGTCCGGAGTGATATGGACATGTAGCGGCCGGGCCAGGCCGCTTATTCCGATGGTGATATTTCTCATGGTCGGGGTGTCTCTCTATGCCATAGCCGAAGCCAATATGGGGACGGCGATCCGGCATAGGGACATGTTTTTGCCCTTCTTTTATATACTGGCGATGGCAGGACTGAGCCGGTGGGGAGTGCTTAGGGATGAAGCCCATTAGGGTGTGTATGTTGGCAGCAGGCTTTTATCCAAACCTGGGAGGTTTGGAGCGCCAAGCCCACAAGCTGGGGCGCGAGCTGGTCCAGAGGGGGCATTCCGTATGTGTGTTGACGCGGCAAAATCGAGGCTTGCCTGCTGAACAGACAATTGACGGAATCCGGGTGCATCGTCTGAGGCAATGGGGTAAGGGACGATGGCTGGAATCCGTGAGCTACTTGGCGGGAGCCCTGGTGTGGATTATTCGGAATCGCCGGCAGATCGATATATTGCATGCCCACCAAAGCTACTCGCCCACGACTGTCGCCGCTGTGGCGGGCTTGCTCACAGGAAAACGGACGTTGAGCAAAATCTCAGCAACCCAAGAACTTGGCGAGCGCCGTGAGTTGCAGCGTTTGCCTTTTGGACGCATGCGCCGGTATTTGATGACGCGGATAGACCGGGTTGTAGGGGTTAATCCGTCGGTCTTCGAGGAGTTTGAGGATTGGGGAGTAAGAAAAGAGCGCTTCCA
Coding sequences:
- a CDS encoding glycosyltransferase family 39 protein; protein product: MRRTASPGLLGWILAGAVFGVLFVFKAYWGWFFVILGVISIAIWRRNDPRYRRFVLVCFLLATFVRVLPAGALQLHSWSNGGDGSVFNDGRGKCRLAWSTVEYFRGDRADLFDVLGERNSHTDLLAILFFLFGYAPMAGKLLNILMTVSVGLMTFGIARRALGVSAAKIAMVLVCFTPTMIFWSVGNLKDNLYLFMLVFTFYGVTRWIEDGKYPFLAFFALLPFMYSIRQAATLLLVPILAVGVLLSSRLAFWIKIALVGVLIVAGLGVARTKLLPSGRDTLGRVKISAEYILTLRLGFLSSGGNNYRIFDDKYYQKMLERHYAPSGVPEDLQLASGAFALGYLKGLMYFLFSPLPWMISKGSHLLVLPQVVLWMLLALPFMSGVIWTCSGRARPLIPMVIFLMVGVSLYAIAEANMGTAIRHRDMFLPFFYILAMAGLSRWGVLRDEAH